Part of the Helicobacter bilis genome is shown below.
AGGGTTAAAAAGGTAATGAAAAAAAGCGGTAAAGATTTAAGTCAGGCAATACCTGATATTAACCCAACAGCACCCGGAAAAGATGATACTAACGAAATAGACTTTGCAAAAGAACCACAAGAAGAAAACCCGCAAGAAAAAAGAGAGCATTCAAATGAAAACGAGGGCAAGATTCTAGATACCATGCGAAACAGACAGAGTAAAGAAATGCCCGGCAGCAATCATTATGACTATGAGTATAGTAAAAGGGGTTTTAATATAAAGCTAGAAAAAGCACAAGAAATTGATATTACAAAAGATTTAGCACAAGAAGCCGCAGTCGCACAAGTGGTAAAAGGGGGTGTTTTGGCGTTATGCAGTTTGCATTATTGCAAAAGATATAAGGCTTTGCGAGAATTTAACGATATTTGCGAAGTAAAAGCACATATCCCAACAGATATGCAAGAACAAGAAATAAACCCAAGCATAAAACGCTTTAATAACCAAATCGCACATAAACAGCTAAAAGATTCACAAAACAGATACAAAGAGGGCTATCAGCCAAAAATCACGCATTATTTAAAGCTTGATTTAATCGATGAAAGCATAGACAGATATTATAGAGATTATATGAATCTATACAGCCAATTAAGCGAGGAGAGTAAGCTAAAGTTTGGTTTTGTGGAATTAACAGAGAGTAAAGAGGCATGGTTTTATTCCCCACATATTTGCAAAGAAAAAACACAGGGCAAAAGAACCCCTCCAAGTGAAGAAGAAGCAAAAAAGATTATAGAAAACTACACAAAACAAAGAGAGATAAAGAAAAAGGAATTTGAGAGTAAAGAAGAAAATGTAAATAAAAGATTTTATTTAAGGCAGGTTAATCTAAGTAGGACAGATTTAACCCTAAAAAAATATGCGTTTCAAAAAGGGGATTATGTATTTAGCGATAGCAATCATAAAATATTTATTGCAAGTTATGATGGCGAAGGGTTTAGACACACAATAAAAACACAATACTTTTATGTAGATAGCATTGCAACAGGGGAGTTTAGCATTCAACCTTATGAAGTGGAAGAGTGGGACGGTGAGGAAAGCATAAGTGTAATATATTATCGCCTACTTATCACACACAGAGTTACACTCAAACACAAAGTCGATAAAGATTTTCTACAAAAAGAAATAGGCAAGCTTGTTACACAACTTGCAATCGATGGAAAGAATCATGGCTTACCACAAAATACAATAGATAAGAATTTAGATAATTTAATACAAAATGGAATGTTATAAGTTTTGTTAGTCTCTGTCTTTTGCTAAAGAAGCTTTTATTTGTAGATTTGAAGTATAATTTTACTGCCGCTTAAGCTACGAACTTAAGCGGCAATTTTCTCTTTTCTAGCAAGAGCCAGAAAGGAGGCTTTGTTTTTAACATGTTTTTACACAACATAAAATAACACCACAAAGCAAAGAAACCACATAAACGCAACAAAGCCCTAAAACCATGCAAAAGACAAAACCAGCTTTTTAAGATTGCGTTATAGCTTTTGTAATTTTTTCTAAATTTTGGCTAGGAGTTATCTAAGCGATAATGACTAGTCAAAATTTAGAAAATTTGCGAAATGTATAACCAAAATGAAAGCTTTAAAAAAGAAAAAATAAAAAACAAAATATCCCCCCCTTTAAATGAACACAAAAACAAACTAATATACAAAACAAATACTCACAACACAGGAGCTAAGACAATGAGTTACACTCTAACAGATATTATAAATAACCCTAACATAGGCATTGAAATCGGCAAAGAAATAGAGTCTATGAGTTGGATTAAAAGCCCTTTTGAACCACTTGTAGGGCAGGGAAGCGACAGAGGCATAAGAAGTTATCAAATCGCAAATAAACAGCCATTCCGCCCACGACTTAAAGCAAGATTGACCGGCACAGGAGTCCAAGATAATGAGGAATTTCAAACAAATTATGATGAAATGGAAATCCTAAATCAGACAATTTACCCAAAAATTAGCGGTAATGGTTTATTAAGCCCAGTATTTCATTATAGTGAAATGCAGTTTATTGACTTTGAAAAAGAAGCAAAAGATAGCCTTGCTACATGGATGATGGATACAAGAGATAAGCAATTTATAGCCGCTTTAACAAATGATTTAACAAACTGCGTAGTAGCTGATGCCACAAATGGCTACAAAGACACCACAGCTGAGACAAGTGTCAAAAATGCAAGTAAAAAGATACAAAAGGGCGATACAATCAGCGTTAAAGCAATCCGCAGGGCGATTTTTCTAGCAAGGACTGGCATTGATTATAAAAATAGAGAGATTTTCCCACTTAAACCAATCCGCGCACAAAGCATGAGTAATGGCGGCATAAGCACAATGCACTATTCTTATATTATTATGCTTGATAGCTATGGAATCCAGCAGTTAAAGAATGATGAAGAATGGCGAGACATGCAAAAATACGCAGGGGAGAGAGGACCTAGCAATAATCTTTTTATGGGATTAGTAGGCATGATTGATGGCTGTCCAGTATTAGACTTTGGCGTATGGAGTGAAGCAGCAGCGGGATTATGCAATTCTGAAGTCAAAGATAAAGACTTTTTACGCTTTTTAAATAAAGATAACACACATAATAAGATTGTAAAGCCTAGTGATTATGCAGACGCACAGCCAGTGTCAATTGGCTTTTTAATTGGAGCTAGTGCATTGTTAATCGCTGGGAATCTAAGCCCTAGAATGTATGTAGAACAAAAAGATGCAGGAAGAAAAATCGCAGTAGGTATGGATAGAGTTATGGCAATTGCTAAGGCTAGATTTGGTGAAGATGATAATGGGTTATTAAAGTATAGTGGGCAGGATTTTGCCACGATTGGGTTGTTTTATTCTAAAGAATAAAATTTAGTTAGCGTTTGTCTTGCGGACACTTTTAAGGGAATTATCGCTTTTTTGTTCGGTCATGTATGTATAATACACTCCCTCTCAAAAAATCTCAATAACCCTTAAAATTGCCGCAGCACATACTTCACGCTTTAAAGTCTCTAGTTTGCAATTTGCAAATCTTAGAATCTAGTTTAGTTACATGCAAGGCGATAAAGCTAAAAAGCAAGGCAGCCTAAAAGGCAGATAAACCACTTTCCTGCTATAAAAAAAGGTAAATCATTAATTTGTTACCACGAGATGAAAGCTTTAAAAAATTAAAAAAGGATAACAAATGGCACTAAGGCGTAAAACACCACAAGATAAAGACATTCAGCAATTACAAATAAAAGAATTACAAGAAATTGTAACAAATCTCACAAAAGAAATACAAGAGCTAAAAGAGCAACAAAAAAGCGAGGGCAATTTAGGCGAAGTGGTGAATACACTTATACAAGAGATTAAGGGTTTGCAAGATTTTACATTTTCGTTGCAGAAAACCTTAAAAGAACATGCAGAAAATAGTCAATACCTACTCTCTAAGATTAATAAAACCGAAGGTATTGCAGATAAAAACGCAGGTGATATTTATAACCTAAAGATAAAAGAGGGTTTGCATAGTGATTTACTCGATAGGGCAAAGCCTATTATTGAGATTGCAGATCCTTTGTCTACAGTTGCATTTAGAATCCAAAAGCTAGAAACAAGTTTGCAAAAAGTTAAGGATTTTAACCCCCAAGAGTTAAAAGAGAGAGAAGAAGTAAATACTAATTGTATAACCGATTTGCAAACAGACTTTTTATTGCATGGGCAAATGTTGGCAGATTTAAGACTAGAGATTGAAAAAGTAAAAAAACTTCAAGCCCTGCATGATAAGCAAATACACGCCCTGAAGCATGAAGTAAGTAAAAGTGTATGGGAAAAATTGTTTAAGTGGCGTTTGTCTTTTGGACGCTTTTAAGTGAGTTATCAATTTTTGTTCGGTCATTACCTATTATAGGTAACTCCCTTCACAAAAATTTCAACAACACTTAAAATCGCCTCAAAATACTTCACGCTTTAAAGTCTCTAGTTTGCAGTTAAAGCAAACAGGCAGATTTGTCATCAAAGCCCAAACATCTTTTTATTTGCAAAGCTAGAGATATTTCGCCTTGCGGCTCAACATGACAAAAGGGTAAATCATTAATTTGTTACCACGAGATGAAAGCTTTTAAAATTAAAAAAGGATTAAATATGAATGACACACAAGAATTTCAAAGAACAACAATAGCAGAAGTTACACAAAACACACAAGCAGATTCTAGCCCAGATGAAAGCCAAAAGATGGGCGAAGCAAATGCACTAGATTCTAAAACACAAGACACACAAACAGAATCTACACAAGCCCAAAGCATTACAGAGCAATTACATAACGCCATGCAAGAAGTGGATAAACAAATAGCCCAAGAAGTAAAAGATAAAAAAGCAGACCTAGCAAACCCAATAAATCCCCCACAAAGCATAACCCAAGCCGATAAAGACAGGCTAGAAAAAGTTTATACAGATATGCAAAACGCACTCACACAGAATGCAAACTTTATTATTAAAACAGATTTAAGCCTAAGGGGCATTACTGAACTCATTGCTATTATGCGTATTTTAAATGACTTTTATCTCTATCATGTAGAATTGCTTAAAGACAATAAAGAAAGCATTGAGGTAGCAGTCATTGACATTGAAGCGATGAATAAGAGATTTAGCGAAATGGTGAGACTTGCAAACGGCTACATCATGCAAGCCTTAAAAGAAATAGATAATGCAAACGCTACTTCCCTTGCCCTGCGTAATGAAATAGAAGCCCTGCATGATGCTTGTCAGCTAGATTTAGCCGATACAAAAAACACCATGCAAAAGGTTACACAAACCTATGAGAAATTACAGCTTATAGAACATAATATAGGGAATTTAGAACAAGCCATAGAAGAGTTTGAGAGGCTTACAGAGAATAACGAAAGCCTTTTAAATGATATGCGAGATTTCTTAAATACAGAGTTAAATAACGCAATAGCTGCGTTAATGCTAAAAAAAGAAGAGTATGAAAGAGATTTGCAAGATAATTACACAGGTTTGCAAGAAGCATTCAACAAGCTTTTAGCACAACTCCAAACACAAGCCCAAGATTTCATAGTAGAATCAAATCAAATAAAAACAGACACAATCAATGAGATAAATTCTGTTGCAAACAATAGACTCCAAGAAGTAAAAGCCCTTGATACTGAAGTAAATGCAAGACTAACAGCCTTGCGTGATGAATCTTTACAAGCCCTAGATACAAAGAAAACAGAGGGGCTTTTAGAGTTAGAGACAAAGGCAAATGAACTAGCCACAGAATGCAATACTAAAAAAGAGTTATACCTCCAAGCAATCACAGATTTAAGCGAAAAAAGCTTAGAATCTATCACAGCAAAAGGCGATGAGAAAAAAGCCGAACTAGAAACACATACGCAAAACTTCATACAAGAAGCAGAAAATAAAAAGCAAGAGATAACAAATACGCTAGATTCTAAAAAAGCCGAGTTAGAACAAGCAAAAGAAAATGGGCTAAATGAGATACGACAAGAGGCAAGCACACATGAGACACAACTCCAAACCAAGCTAGAAGAAAGCCTAGAATCTATCATTCA
Proteins encoded:
- a CDS encoding phage capsid family protein; the protein is MSYTLTDIINNPNIGIEIGKEIESMSWIKSPFEPLVGQGSDRGIRSYQIANKQPFRPRLKARLTGTGVQDNEEFQTNYDEMEILNQTIYPKISGNGLLSPVFHYSEMQFIDFEKEAKDSLATWMMDTRDKQFIAALTNDLTNCVVADATNGYKDTTAETSVKNASKKIQKGDTISVKAIRRAIFLARTGIDYKNREIFPLKPIRAQSMSNGGISTMHYSYIIMLDSYGIQQLKNDEEWRDMQKYAGERGPSNNLFMGLVGMIDGCPVLDFGVWSEAAAGLCNSEVKDKDFLRFLNKDNTHNKIVKPSDYADAQPVSIGFLIGASALLIAGNLSPRMYVEQKDAGRKIAVGMDRVMAIAKARFGEDDNGLLKYSGQDFATIGLFYSKE